A genomic segment from bacterium encodes:
- a CDS encoding UvrD-helicase domain-containing protein, with translation METLLNDRQLEAVRHGDGPLLVLAGAGSGKTRVLTYRIASLIQERGVPASAILAVTFTNKAAGEMRERLTALLGQKIARALWIGTFHATCSRMLRVSGAPAGVDPRFIIYDSDDQRTLMRETLRALDLDDRRFPPAAVLAEISRAKNELVDHVAYAARAETARESMLAQIYAAYQRRLDDARALDFDDLLLRTVQLLRASPEALARYQDRFRHILVDEYQDTNHAQYTLIGFLARRHRNLCVVGDDDQAIYRWRGADVRNILEFERDYPEARIVALEQNYRSTRRILAVAGGVIHNNPHRHPKALWTANPDGAPVTLYEAFDGYEEARYAGDQIRAHQAAGGRFGEVAVLYRTHAQSRQFEEMFLRLGISYQIVGGLRFYERAEVKDLLAYLRLAFNPADEAGLRRVVNVPRRGIGDTTIRRLDAHARESGATLWEAVRSAVRGGAAGAGPSPAAPAGVPGIGGAIRTGLTEFVDLVEDLGVFAADHSARDVLLRALDRTGYRRMLEAEGTDEAYARLENLEELAAVAQEVEAMSGEGTLEAFLQHLALQTDVDSLEERPDRVTLMTLHSAKGLEFPVVVLAGLEEGLFPHMRALEEEVDLAEERRLCYVGMTRARHRLLLTYARQRTSYGTTRPSLPSRFLAEIPPDAVERAATPRTGTGDWPAEDQRPVPEVAVGDAVRHKTFGAGRVLEVDGEGPRAIITVRFDGPAGTKRLALGYAPLEVG, from the coding sequence ATGGAAACCCTGCTCAACGATCGCCAGCTCGAGGCGGTCCGCCACGGCGACGGCCCGCTGCTGGTGCTCGCCGGCGCGGGATCGGGGAAGACCCGCGTCCTCACCTACCGCATCGCCTCGCTGATCCAAGAGCGCGGCGTTCCGGCGTCCGCGATCCTCGCGGTGACGTTTACGAACAAGGCCGCGGGCGAGATGCGCGAGCGCCTCACCGCGCTGCTCGGTCAAAAAATCGCGCGGGCGCTGTGGATCGGGACCTTTCACGCGACGTGCAGCCGCATGCTTCGCGTCTCCGGGGCGCCGGCCGGCGTCGATCCGCGTTTCATCATTTACGACAGCGACGACCAGCGCACGCTGATGCGCGAGACGCTCCGCGCGCTGGACCTCGACGACCGCCGGTTTCCCCCGGCCGCGGTGCTCGCCGAAATCAGCCGCGCGAAGAACGAACTGGTGGACCACGTCGCGTACGCCGCCCGCGCGGAGACGGCCCGCGAGTCGATGCTCGCCCAGATTTACGCGGCCTACCAGCGGCGGCTCGACGACGCGCGGGCGCTCGACTTCGACGACCTGCTGCTGCGGACGGTGCAGCTGCTGCGGGCCTCGCCCGAGGCGCTCGCGCGGTACCAGGACCGGTTCCGGCACATTCTCGTCGACGAGTATCAGGACACGAACCATGCGCAGTACACGCTGATCGGGTTCCTCGCGCGGCGCCACCGCAATCTCTGCGTCGTCGGGGACGACGATCAGGCGATCTACCGATGGCGGGGGGCCGACGTCCGCAACATCCTCGAGTTCGAGCGCGACTACCCGGAGGCGCGGATCGTCGCGCTCGAGCAGAACTACCGCTCGACGCGGCGCATCCTCGCGGTCGCGGGCGGCGTGATCCACAACAATCCGCACCGGCACCCGAAGGCCCTGTGGACGGCCAACCCCGACGGCGCGCCGGTCACCTTGTACGAGGCGTTCGACGGCTACGAGGAGGCGCGGTATGCCGGCGACCAGATCCGCGCGCACCAGGCCGCGGGCGGCCGGTTCGGCGAGGTCGCGGTGCTCTACCGCACCCACGCGCAGTCCCGGCAGTTCGAGGAGATGTTCCTCCGTCTCGGCATTTCGTACCAGATCGTCGGCGGCCTTCGCTTCTACGAGCGCGCGGAGGTCAAGGACCTGCTGGCCTACCTTCGTCTTGCCTTCAACCCCGCGGACGAGGCGGGCCTGCGGCGCGTCGTCAACGTCCCACGGCGCGGCATCGGCGACACCACCATCCGGCGGCTGGACGCCCACGCACGCGAGTCGGGCGCCACGTTGTGGGAGGCGGTGCGCAGCGCCGTTCGCGGAGGCGCCGCGGGCGCCGGACCGTCGCCGGCCGCCCCGGCCGGGGTCCCGGGGATCGGCGGCGCGATCCGGACGGGCCTGACCGAGTTCGTCGATCTCGTGGAAGACCTCGGCGTGTTTGCCGCGGATCATTCCGCGCGCGACGTCCTGCTGCGCGCGCTCGACCGGACGGGGTACCGCCGCATGCTCGAGGCCGAAGGGACCGACGAAGCCTACGCGCGCCTCGAGAACCTCGAGGAGCTGGCCGCGGTCGCGCAGGAAGTCGAGGCGATGAGCGGGGAGGGGACGCTCGAGGCGTTTCTCCAGCACCTCGCGCTGCAGACGGACGTCGACTCCCTCGAGGAGCGTCCCGACCGAGTAACGCTCATGACGCTGCACAGCGCGAAGGGCCTCGAGTTCCCGGTGGTTGTCCTGGCCGGCCTCGAGGAGGGGCTGTTTCCGCACATGCGCGCGCTGGAGGAAGAGGTCGATCTTGCCGAGGAGCGCCGGCTCTGTTACGTTGGGATGACCCGCGCGCGGCACCGCCTCCTGCTTACCTACGCCCGCCAGCGCACGTCGTACGGCACGACGCGGCCGAGCCTGCCGTCGCGGTTCCTCGCGGAGATCCCGCCCGACGCCGTCGAGCGCGCGGCGACGCCCCGGACCGGGACCGGCGACTGGCCGGCGGAAGATCAGCGTCCCGTGCCCGAGGTCGCCGTCGGCGACGCCGTCCGGCACAAGACGTTCGGCGCGGGGCGCGTACTCGAGGTGGACGGGGAGGGGCCGCGCGCGATCATCACCGTCCGGTTCGACGGCCCGGCAGGGACCAAGCGACTCGCGCTCGGCTACGCGCCGCTCGAGGTTGGTTGA
- the pyrF gene encoding orotidine-5'-phosphate decarboxylase: MGNAADPRDRLIVALDAPSLAEAEALADRLAGAVRWFKIGPHLFTTAGPTAVAAIRRRGEVFLDLKFHDIPSTVAAGVAAASRLGVSLCNVHALGGRAMIEAAAGAAREAHRAANAARMKVIGVTLLTSGNDAALAEIGIADSPAAETLRLARLARVGGLDGVVASPLDAAAVRSACGPEFLIVCPGIRPEGVDRDDQRRTDTPAAAVAAGADMLVVGRAVTKAGDPRRAAEEIIRQIAGV, translated from the coding sequence ATGGGAAATGCCGCGGATCCGCGTGATCGTCTGATCGTGGCGCTCGACGCGCCCTCGCTCGCCGAAGCCGAAGCGCTCGCGGACCGCCTCGCCGGCGCGGTGCGGTGGTTCAAGATCGGCCCGCACCTCTTCACCACGGCGGGGCCGACCGCCGTCGCGGCGATCCGCCGGCGCGGCGAAGTTTTCCTCGACCTCAAGTTTCACGACATTCCATCGACGGTCGCCGCCGGCGTCGCGGCCGCCTCCCGGCTCGGCGTCTCGCTGTGCAACGTGCACGCGCTCGGCGGCCGCGCCATGATCGAGGCCGCGGCCGGGGCCGCCCGCGAGGCGCACCGCGCGGCGAACGCCGCGCGCATGAAGGTAATCGGGGTCACGCTGCTCACGAGCGGCAACGACGCGGCGCTCGCCGAGATCGGCATCGCCGACTCTCCCGCGGCGGAAACGCTGCGGCTCGCGCGGCTCGCGCGAGTAGGCGGACTGGACGGGGTCGTCGCCTCGCCCCTCGATGCGGCGGCGGTGCGGTCGGCGTGCGGTCCGGAGTTCCTCATCGTGTGCCCGGGCATCCGGCCCGAGGGCGTCGATCGCGACGATCAACGGCGCACCGACACGCCGGCGGCCGCGGTCGCGGCGGGCGCCGACATGCTGGTGGTGGGGCGCGCCGTCACGAAGGCCGGCGATCCACGGCGCGCGGCGGAGGAAATCATCCGGCAGATCGCCGGCGTCTAG
- the hpt gene encoding hypoxanthine phosphoribosyltransferase has protein sequence MLDDVAEVLIREDELADRIADLGRQISRDYDGKTPLFVGILKGSSLFLSDLLRQVSIPCMLDFIATSAYGTGTENSGIVRILKDLDQTIEGRHVVIVDDIIDTGFTMDYLLETLKARYPASLRVCALLDKTTRRRRHVPIDYRGFEIPDKFVVGYGLDYAGIYRNLPFICVLKPEVYT, from the coding sequence TTGCTGGACGACGTCGCCGAGGTGTTGATTCGCGAGGATGAACTCGCGGATCGCATCGCGGACCTCGGACGGCAGATCAGCAGAGATTACGACGGCAAGACCCCGCTGTTCGTCGGCATCCTGAAGGGTTCGTCGCTGTTCCTGTCCGATCTGCTCCGCCAGGTCTCGATCCCCTGCATGCTCGACTTCATCGCCACGAGCGCGTACGGGACCGGCACCGAGAACTCCGGCATCGTCCGCATTCTCAAAGATCTCGATCAGACGATCGAGGGACGGCACGTCGTGATCGTGGATGACATCATCGACACCGGCTTCACGATGGACTACTTGCTCGAGACACTGAAGGCGCGGTATCCGGCGAGCCTCCGCGTGTGCGCGTTGCTCGACAAGACGACGCGCCGCCGCCGCCACGTGCCGATCGACTACCGCGGCTTTGAGATCCCCGACAAATTCGTGGTCGGATACGGGCTCGACTACGCGGGCATCTACCGGAATCTCCCGTTTATCTGTGTTCTGAAGCCGGAGGTCTACACGTGA
- a CDS encoding GuaB3 family IMP dehydrogenase-related protein, which translates to MEFIGKGRAARRTYGFEEIALVPASATVDPEDVDTSWQVAGRSFALPVIAAAMDSVVDVGMAAALSKLGAMAVLNLEGIQTRYANPREVLDRLAAATPDRVVAVMQEVYREPIKDDLVGRRVSEIRSGGGVPVVSTTPAGAGRLAPVAAEAGAEILLVQSTVITEQHRSERGRALSLRELVAHTKIPVMAGNCVSYEAALQLFESGVSAVFVGVGPGAACTSRKVLGVGVPQATAIMDVAAARAEFARRTGRHVPIVADGGISVGGEIAKSIACGADAVMLGSLFARAEEAPGRGFHWGMATPHAALPRGTRIAVGSTGTLRDILFGPARVDDGSQNLIEALRTAMGMCGARSVRQMQQAEVIIAPALVTEGKTMQIAQRVGQGR; encoded by the coding sequence ATGGAGTTCATCGGTAAGGGCCGCGCCGCCCGCCGCACGTACGGGTTCGAGGAGATCGCGCTCGTCCCGGCGTCGGCAACCGTGGATCCGGAAGACGTCGACACGTCGTGGCAGGTCGCGGGACGAAGCTTCGCGCTGCCCGTCATCGCGGCCGCGATGGACAGCGTCGTCGACGTCGGCATGGCCGCCGCGCTCTCGAAGCTCGGCGCGATGGCCGTCCTCAACCTCGAAGGCATCCAGACCCGCTACGCCAATCCGCGCGAGGTGCTGGACCGGCTCGCCGCGGCGACGCCGGACCGCGTCGTGGCGGTGATGCAGGAAGTCTACCGCGAGCCGATCAAGGACGACCTCGTCGGGCGCCGCGTCTCCGAGATCCGCTCGGGCGGGGGCGTGCCGGTCGTCTCCACGACGCCGGCCGGCGCCGGGCGCCTCGCCCCCGTCGCGGCGGAGGCGGGTGCCGAGATTCTGCTCGTGCAGTCCACCGTCATCACCGAACAGCACCGCAGCGAACGGGGCCGCGCCCTGTCGCTGCGGGAGCTCGTCGCCCACACCAAGATCCCGGTCATGGCCGGCAACTGCGTCTCCTACGAGGCGGCGCTGCAGCTCTTCGAGTCCGGCGTGTCCGCGGTCTTCGTCGGGGTCGGGCCCGGCGCCGCGTGCACCAGCCGGAAGGTGCTCGGCGTCGGGGTGCCCCAGGCGACGGCGATCATGGACGTGGCCGCCGCGCGGGCGGAGTTCGCGCGCCGGACGGGGCGGCACGTGCCGATCGTCGCCGACGGCGGGATCTCGGTCGGCGGCGAGATCGCCAAGTCGATCGCATGCGGCGCGGATGCGGTGATGCTCGGCTCGCTCTTCGCGCGCGCCGAAGAAGCTCCCGGGCGCGGCTTCCACTGGGGGATGGCGACGCCGCACGCCGCGCTGCCGCGGGGCACGCGAATCGCCGTCGGCAGCACGGGCACCCTGCGCGACATCCTGTTCGGACCGGCCCGGGTCGACGACGGCTCGCAAAACCTGATCGAGGCGCTCCGCACCGCGATGGGCATGTGCGGCGCGCGCTCCGTCCGGCAGATGCAGCAGGCCGAGGTGATCATCGCCCCCGCGCTCGTCACGGAGGGCAAGACCATGCAGATCGCGCAGCGGGTGGGGCAGGGCCGGTGA
- the guaA gene encoding glutamine-hydrolyzing GMP synthase, which yields MTAASISPQIGADAAVRERETRAHVPSTDDLVVVLDFGAQYSQLIARRVRELRVYSLILPYDTPLADLLALRPKGLILSGGPNSVYDRGAPHCDPGLFTAGIPILGICYGMQLMAHVLGGHTGPAARREYGRTRLFVDESPDALFGGLERRLIGWMSHGDTVSRLPEGFETLAHSDHTPYAAIAHRPHRLYGLQFHPEVSHTPWGTEVLRNFLYTVCGCSPSWEMASFIDRSVDEIRAQVGTGRAICALSGGVDSSAAAALVYRAIGDRLRCVFVDHGLLRQGESEGVVSVFRDHFGMPLLHVDARRRFLARLEGVIDPEQKRILIGREFITVFAEEAARFDRPEYLVQGTLYPDVIESGTRTAARIKTHHNVGGLPDVMPFRLIEPFRTLFKDEVRVVARTLGLPDEMVGRHPFPGPGLAIRVLGEVTDERLETLRAADAIVREELRRAGVTREVWQAFAVLLPVHTVGVAGDARTYGHVVAIRVVTSEDGMTADWARLPADLLEAMSNRITGEVPGISRVVYDVTSKPPATIEWE from the coding sequence GTGACGGCCGCTTCAATTTCACCACAGATCGGCGCGGATGCGGCGGTCCGGGAGCGCGAGACCCGCGCGCACGTTCCGTCCACGGACGATCTCGTCGTCGTCCTCGACTTTGGGGCGCAGTACAGCCAGTTGATCGCCCGGCGCGTCCGCGAGCTTCGCGTCTACAGCCTGATCCTGCCGTACGACACCCCGCTCGCCGATCTGCTCGCGCTCCGCCCGAAGGGCCTGATCCTCTCGGGGGGTCCCAACAGCGTGTACGATCGCGGGGCGCCGCACTGCGACCCCGGGCTCTTCACCGCGGGCATCCCGATTCTCGGCATCTGCTACGGCATGCAGCTGATGGCGCACGTGCTGGGCGGTCACACCGGTCCCGCCGCGCGCCGCGAGTACGGCCGGACGCGCCTCTTCGTCGACGAGTCGCCGGACGCGCTGTTCGGCGGTCTCGAGCGCCGGCTGATCGGCTGGATGAGCCACGGCGACACCGTCTCGCGCCTGCCCGAGGGCTTCGAGACGCTCGCGCACTCCGACCACACGCCCTACGCCGCGATCGCGCACCGGCCCCACCGGCTGTATGGCCTGCAGTTCCACCCGGAGGTCTCGCACACGCCGTGGGGCACGGAGGTGCTGCGCAACTTCCTCTACACCGTGTGCGGCTGCTCCCCGTCGTGGGAGATGGCGTCGTTTATCGACCGCTCCGTCGACGAGATCCGCGCGCAGGTGGGCACGGGCCGCGCGATCTGCGCGCTGAGCGGCGGGGTCGACTCTTCCGCGGCGGCCGCGTTGGTGTACCGGGCGATCGGCGACCGGCTGAGGTGCGTGTTCGTGGACCACGGGCTGCTCCGCCAGGGCGAGTCCGAGGGCGTCGTCTCGGTGTTCCGCGACCACTTCGGGATGCCGCTCCTGCACGTCGACGCCCGCCGCCGCTTCCTCGCGCGCCTCGAGGGCGTGATCGATCCGGAGCAAAAGCGGATCCTGATCGGCCGCGAGTTCATCACGGTCTTCGCGGAAGAGGCGGCGCGCTTCGACCGGCCGGAGTACCTCGTGCAGGGCACGCTCTATCCCGACGTCATCGAAAGCGGCACGCGCACGGCGGCGCGTATCAAGACGCACCACAACGTCGGCGGCCTGCCGGACGTGATGCCGTTCCGCCTGATCGAGCCGTTCAGGACGCTGTTCAAAGACGAGGTCCGCGTGGTCGCCCGAACGCTCGGCCTGCCCGACGAGATGGTCGGCCGGCATCCGTTCCCGGGGCCGGGGCTCGCGATCCGGGTGCTCGGGGAAGTGACCGACGAGCGGCTCGAGACGCTGCGCGCGGCCGATGCGATCGTTCGCGAAGAGCTCCGCCGCGCCGGTGTGACCCGCGAGGTCTGGCAGGCGTTCGCGGTGCTCCTGCCCGTGCACACGGTCGGCGTCGCCGGCGACGCGCGCACGTACGGACACGTCGTCGCGATCCGCGTCGTGACGAGCGAGGACGGTATGACCGCCGACTGGGCGCGGCTGCCCGCGGATCTGCTCGAGGCGATGAGCAACCGGATCACCGGCGAGGTTCCCGGGATCAGCCGCGTGGTCTACGACGTGACGAGCAAGCCGCCGGCAACCATTGAGTGGGAGTAG